The Gossypium hirsutum isolate 1008001.06 chromosome A13, Gossypium_hirsutum_v2.1, whole genome shotgun sequence nucleotide sequence CCTGAAAAATAGGGCTAAGTTCTATTTAAGAATGATCCAGATTAAAAAAGCTAAACCAAATTCGATTTGACCTCTTcgtagtaaaaataaaatttaaaaatataatacataaaatacattaaaaacattaaaataaatatttcccaacaaattgaaaatacattagaaaaatttatatacttaaataatactaaggtAATTGCAACTTAGAaaacaaatgtctctaaaatagtaacaaatatgcaatatccaaataataataacatataaggAGCAAAACATCAACGAAACAATAGATTCAGGTCAGTCAGGCCAGactagataaaaaaaaaaccttgaggCTCGGCCAATTTAAAAatgaactttatttttatttaaattcatttttcgaATCTATATTTTTACATAAACTACGGACTTTTGAACTaaacatatacatatttataccattACACATGATTAAATGTAAAATCATATGAAAATCCCATTTGAGAATTTCTGATCACATCCAAAATGCAGAGGGACTAGCTTGTGAAAATAATCATATGCTCTCTCAAGACACTTTTGATATACCCTCGACAATAGCGTATGATCTTTTAACCTTATTTTATATGGGCAAAATAATGAATAATAATGTTCAAAATACGAAAAAGGGGTTGTTAGtaccattttattattaatattttgtgaATGAGTACCAAAGCTTTGACTCAAAGCAATGGACTGTCATTATCTTCACCGAACGCGGTGTTCAATTTCATAGGataataatttagtaatatttgaccctcaaaacttttaattttccCCAATTTCACCAACCAACCCTCTTACCAACTCTCCACATAAACCAACACCGTAATTGGTGGATCCCACCATTATCATCCCCAATCAACACATTGCTGAATAAACCAACTTGGGTATCATTTTTCATATGAACCAACAATTTTGTCCAAGGCTCCTATGCCTTTGTTACCTTTGGTTATCAATATAATATTGCAAAAGCTTAATAAGGAAAGTCACAACTCATGCATAAAGTCACCTCATCCATTTGAGTCATCACATTGCACATGCGGTCATAGAGTGAGTGCAGAACTGGTCCCAAAGGAGTTTTGGGAGTTCACCAACTCCCTACCCGGTTGGCAAACCCGAAATGGTTGGTCCAACCGGGAGTTTCAACTTCCATATAAGCTCCTATAATGTCCCTCTTTCAGCTCAAATTTAGTGGTTACCATTCAAAGGCATAATACACAGTTCCCACAAAAGAAAGAAGGTTTAGAAGAGTAGTGGCAAATGGCAACCAACAAAACAGAAGAGCAGCAGCAGCAGTCTCAGGCTGGTAGGCACCAAGAAGTTGGCCATAAGAGCCTTTTACAAAGCGATGCTCTTTACCAGGTATCATCATCTTTAACTTTAACCTTCTTCCGACATGTTTTTTAGCATTAGTTTCTTTGATTtcattaatggtttttttttttttgcagtatATCCTGGAGACAAGTGTATATCCTAGGGAGCCTGAACCCATGAAAGAGCTCAGAGAGATAACAGCCAAGCATCCATGGTTCATATTTCTTGATTCAGATATTAAAATCTATCACCCCCATTTATTTTCTGGGTTGGAGATTCTGACTATTGTTGATTTGGTTTAAAAAACAGGAACCTTATGACAACATCAGCTGATGAAGGCCAATTCTTGAACATGCTTCTTAAGTTGATCAATGCCAAGAACACCATGGAGATTGGTGTTTACACTGGCTACTCTCTTTTAGCCACGGCCCTTGCTGTCCCCGATGATGGGAAGGTAGCtaatgatttgaattttttttttaatccttCAAAAACAACACCAGAAAATCAATgccattttcatttcaaaatatgttTGCAGATCTTGGCCATGGATATTAACAGAGAAAACTACGAGTTGGGTCTACCTGTAATCCAAAAAGCTGGTGTTGCTCACAAAATTGATTTCAAAGAAGGGCCTGCAATGCCAGTTCTTGATGAACTTGTCCAAGATGTAAAATTTTTCACCAACCCCAACCCtccatttttcttgttctttttttgtTTGATACTAAAGGGGAAAATTGAATGGCAGGAAAAGAATCACGGATCCTTTGACTTCATATTCGTGGATGCTGATAAGGACAACTACTTAAACTACCATAAGAGGTTGATTGAGTTGGTGAAAGTGGGAGGTTTAATCGGCTA carries:
- the LOC107894282 gene encoding caffeoyl-CoA O-methyltransferase is translated as MATNKTEEQQQQSQAGRHQEVGHKSLLQSDALYQYILETSVYPREPEPMKELREITAKHPWNLMTTSADEGQFLNMLLKLINAKNTMEIGVYTGYSLLATALAVPDDGKILAMDINRENYELGLPVIQKAGVAHKIDFKEGPAMPVLDELVQDEKNHGSFDFIFVDADKDNYLNYHKRLIELVKVGGLIGYDNTLWNGSVVAPPDAPLRKYVRYYRDFVLELNKALAVDPRIEICMLPVGDGITLCRRLK